In Sphingobacterium sp. SRCM116780, the genomic stretch AATCAAGCCATCTTGATGATGCGCTCTATCGGTAACTTTGCAGGTGGTTGTAACGTACAGTTCTCTGTTAATCCAGAAAACGAAGATATTATCGCTATCGAGATCAACCCTCGTGTATCTCGCTCTTCTGCTTTAGCATCTAAAGCAACAGGTTACCCAATTGCAAAAATTGCTGCTAAATTAGCAATAGGTTACAATTTGGATGAGTTACAAAACCAAATCACAAAAACAACTTCAGCTTACTTCGAACCAACCTTAGATTATGTAATCGTAAAAGTTCCTCGTTTCAACTTTGATAAATTCAAAGGAGCAAACAAAGAATTAGGTTTACAGATGAAAGCAGTAGGTGAAGTAATGGCTATCGGCCGTACGTTCATCGAAGCGCTACAAAAAGCATGTCAATCATTGGAAACAAACCGCGCTGGTTTAGGGGCTGATGGTCGTCAATTACGCAATTTAGAAGAGATCATGGATAGCCTGGAGCATCCAAGTGGTGATCGTCTATTCCATATCAAAGATGCATTCGAATTAGGTGTTCCTTTGGAATCTATTCGCAAAGCAACACGTATCGATAAATGGTACTTAGTACAGATTCAAGAATTAGTAGCCTTAGAAACAGAACTTCGCCGTTACCAATTGAATAATATTCCAAAAGATTTCTTCATGACCTTAAAACAAAAAGGTTATTCAGATATTCAGATCTCTTGGTTGTTAGGAAATGTGACAGAAGATCAGGTGTACGACCGTCGTAAAGAACTAGGTATTAGCCGTGTTTACAAAATGGTTGATACTTGTGCTGCGGAATTCCCTGCACAAACGCCTTATTACTACTCTACTTTTGAGGAAGAAAACGAATCGATTGCATCTGACAAGAAAAAAATCGTCGTATTAGGTTCAGGCCCTAACCGTATCGGTCAAGGTATCGAGTTTGATTATTCATGTGTACACGGTCTCTTAGCAGCTAAAGAAGCTGGATATGAAGCCATCATGGTAAACTGTAATCCTGAAACAGTTTCTACAGACTTCAATATGGCTGATAAGCTATACTTTGAACCTGTATTCTGGGAGCATGTTCGTGAAATCATTGAATTAGAAAAACCTGTAGGTGTAATTGTTCAATTGGGTGGACAGACAGCACTGAAAATGGCTGATCAATTAGAAGCTTTAGGTGTTAAGATCATTGGAACGAACTTCCAAAATATGGACTTAGCTGAAGATCGTGGTCGTTTCTCAGATTTATTGAAATCATTAGATATTCCTTATCCTAAATATGGTGTTGCTGAATCGGCAGAAGAAGCTATCCAAGTAGCAAATGAGGTTGGATACCCCGTTCTTGTTCGTCCTTCGTATGTATTAGGAGGCCAAGGAATGAGTATTGTTATCAATGACGAAGACTTAGAGAAAGCTGTTGTTAACTTACTGAAAAATCTTCCAGGAAATCGTGTCTTAATTGACCATTTCTTAGACCGTGCTGAAGAAGCGGAATCCGATTCAATTTGTGATGGTGAAGATGTACACATCATTGGTATGATGGAACACATTGAACCTGCAGGTATCCACTCTGGTGATTCTTACGCAGTATTACCTCCATTTAGCTTATCACAAGCTGTTCAAGATAAAATGGCTGAATACTCGATTAAATTAGCAAAAGCATTAAATGTAAGTGGCTTATTGAACATACAATTTGCAGTCAAAGGTGAAAAGGTATATGTGATCGAAGCGAATCCTCGTGCATCTCGTACTGTTCCTTTCATCGCGAAAGCTTATGATGTACCTTACATCAATATTGCTACTAAAATAATGTTAGGTGCTAATAAATTGAAAGATTTCAAAATTGAACGTAAACTACAAGGGTGGGCAATCAAAGAACCGGTGTTCTCATTCTCAAAATTCCCTGAAGTTGACAAACAATTAGGCCCAGAAATGAAATCTACAGGTGAAGCCATCCGTTTCATCAAAGATTTAAATGATCCTTACTTTAGAGATTTAGTCGCTAAAAAATCGATGTTCTTATCGAAATAAGTTTCATGCTTTCCTATTAAACACAAGCGGCTGCCTCCATATTTTGAGACAGCCGCTTGTGTTTTTATTATCAACTGCTTTACGTATTTCTACAATTCTTCTGTCAGATATTTTGATTAATAATTTCTTTGAATTCTTAAATTCAGGGGTCTACAATTAAATGCGAAATCAGTTTTTTGTCATGCAATTAGATTCTTGTTCTTTTTAAAATGTTTAAATGTTGCTATCTTACCTAAACAGCTGGAGGTTATACCGTCCAATAACAACAATCAAAGCAAATGAAAACATTCTTTAAAGAATTATTTGAATACAATTTCAATTTCAACCAAAAGACTCTTTATTTTTTAGCTGAAAATCAGGAACAAATTTCGGACAAATTAATAAGGCTTCTTAGTCATATGGTAAATGTTCATGGTATATGGAATAGTAGAATTCTATCAACGAAGATAAATTATAAACCATGGGACACATTTAGTGTGAAAGAATTGATAGAAATTGATAATGCAAACTTTAATTCCTCAATTTCTATAATGGAGAAATTTGACTTAGCCTTTGAAATACAATATTCAACTTTTAATGGAAAACCCTATAATAATACTATTCGGGATATTTTATTTCAAATTATTAACCACTCAACTTATCATAGAGGACAAATAGCAACAGTGTTCAGAGAATGTGATATGAAACCACTTTTGACAGATTGGATCTTTTATAAAATGAACTAATAAATCAACAAGATTTATTTTCATCCCTACAGTTAACTTTAAGACAGCGACTTTTTATGCGATCAACTATTGCTATTATATGTCCTTTACACATCTAAACCCTACATTATTGGTTGGGCTGTTAATTTCACCTTTCCCCCTACTTCCAGCTTTATATCGTTCGCAATATTGATCGTTACAAAGAAATGATCCTCCTCGTTGTACCCTTTTAATGGCATTAGGTTCCTCAGGATCATAGGAATCTTCAGGTCCTTTTGGATTGTCAACATTGCTGTTCGCGTAATAATCAGGACGATAATAATCAGCACACCATTCCCAAATATTTCCTTCCATATCATATAAGCCAATACTATTTGCGGGGAATGATTTAATCGGAGAAGTTCCTATAAATCCATCTAACTTCGTATTCTGAACAGGGAACTGACCTTGAAAAATATTTGCTAAATAACGATCGTTATCTAACAATTCATTACCCCAATAGTAGGTTAATGGATTGGAGGTTCGAGAACGAGCGGCATATTCCCATTCGGCTTCTGTTGGTAATCGTTTTCCTGCCCACTTTGCATATGCTTCTGCATCTTGGTAAGCAATATGTACTACTGGATGGTTTTCTCTACCTTTGATACTACTCATAGCTCCTTCAGGATGTTTCCAACTAGCTCCAATAACATAAGACCACCATTGTAAATGATTATGCAAATCTTTGACTTCTTTTGGAGGGGAAAAAATTGCTGACCCTGGTTTTAACATTTCCGAATCTACCCCTGGAAACTCCTTCGGATCTAAAGGTCTTTCGGCAACAGTAACATATCCTGTTGCTTGAACAAATTTTTCAAATTGTGCATTCGTCACTTCATGCTCATCCATCAAGAAGCTATTCAGTTTAACTTCATGAATCGGCTTTGCGTCCGAGAAATTATCCGATCCCATCTTGAAATATCCACCTGTTATCTTTATCATTTTCTCCTGATCTAATCCTGATCCCGTTACAATATTGACATCGGATTCCAGATTCGAAAACCGAGAAGGAATACTTTTTGCCATATAGCAACGTGAAGAATCTGGTGAAATAAATAAGTTTGCTGGATTAACCGTTGGTTTAGCACTACTTAAGCAAGAAGTTAATAAAAGACAAAATGGATATAAAATAGATAGATTTCTGACCATAAACAGCTGAACATTAATTCAAAATTCTAATTTATAGATTTTAAATAGCAAGTGGAAATTTATAAAAACAAAAAAGAGAACATTTTATTGTTCTCTTCTTCTATCATGTTAATTCCTGGATCTTGAAAAGATTATACATCTAATTGGACAGCACTTGCTTTTCCTTCTTTTGAGCGAATTTTAGTGGTACCTCCCCCATTTAATGTAATATCAACAGGTTTATTTGTTTTCCAAGCACCTTGCGTAAAATCTGGAATATCGACAGTGCGTGAATTACGTTTTACAGAGTCACAACTTAATGGAACGACACAACTCCATGAAGCTGCATCATAAACGTCCTGATCCAAAGGTAATCCATTACGTAAACAGTCGATTAATCTCCAGTCCATCATAAAGTCCATGCCACCATGTCCTCCCACTTGCTTTGCTTGGTCACCAATAAATTTCACTAGCTCTGGGGTATATTGTGTGTATAATTCCTTTAACTTATCCTTTGAAATAAAACTATGTCCAAAGGCAATATTTTCAGTTGGGTATTTTTGTGCGAAACCTTTAGTACCACTCAATGTATGTAATCGTGAATATGGTCTTGGAGAAGTGACATCATGTTGTAACATAATCGTTTTACCCAATTCTGTTCGAATTAAAGTAGTATTCATATTACCACGGAAGCTTTTACCTATAAATTCTTGATAGAATGAATCCTTTTCTGCTAATTCTTTTGCTTTTGCTCCCATTTGAAAATCATTTGTAGACATCGCTACCAAATGGTTCATCTTATCTCCACGATTGATATTCATACATTGTGCAACTGGACCTAAACCATGCGTGGGATACAAGTTACCATTTAACTTCATGTTTTCACGCAATCTCCACATATTGTCATATCCATTCTTCGCAAAATTCAAATCCAATAAATCGTGAATATATGCACCTTCCCCATGTAAAATTTCACCAAATAGTCCCTGACGAGTCATATTTAAGGTTAACATTTCGAAGAAGTCATAGCAGCAGTTTTCCAACATCATACAATGTTTCTTTGTTTCTTCAGAAACTTTCACGACCTCCCAGCAATCCTTTAATGTTAGTGCAATAGGTACTTCACAAGCCACATGTGCACCAGCTTTCATTGCCCCAATACTCATTGGCGTATGATAATCCCACGGTGAGCATATATATACGAGGTCTAATTTTTCATTATTCAACATCTCTTTCCAGCCATCTTCACCAGAATAAGATTTGGCATCTTTGAGTGACTTTTTACGTAATATACCTTGAGCACGTTCTACACGATCTGCGTGTTTATCACATAAAGCCACAATTTCAACACCATCAATATAAGATAGTCGATCAACAGCACCAGGACCGCGCATACCTAGACCTATAATCGCTACGCGTACTTTATCAATTTTAGGAGATGCATAACCTGACATATTGAATTTTGTCCCTGCTAATACGTTGGAATTTAAAGTTGGTAATGTCATCGCTACAGATGATAAGATACCTGCTTTTTTTAAGAAATCTCTTCTATTAGAATTCATATTTGATAGATATAATTTTTTATAGATATAATGTTGCAAACAAAATTAAAGGGGCTATAGAAAGCCCCTCTAAAATCACCTATTTTTAAAACAAACTAAACAGTCTTTGCAATGATTATTAAACTTGATGATGGGTAGTTCAATAATTAGTTATAGAATTGATCGTCGACCTTTTCTATAACAAGGATACATTAGAAATTTGATATTAAAAAATAAAAAAACAAAGCAAACGATTGTTCAAAATAAACAACCGTTTGCAATTTGTGATCATTAACAATTATTTCACCTGTAATTTTAGTAACTCTTTGATTACATCAATTGCTTTTAGCAATATTAACAATCATACATATAGTATAAAAATTAATGTTCAGCTACAGAAAATCTTTAAAGTCAAACTTCACCGCTATACAAAAAAGATGAGATAAGAAATTTCGAACATACTAAAAGAGTTTATAATCTTATTGGTATACTTTAGAAATATGTTAAATAGTTAAATGGTTAGGGAGTTAGATTGTTAGATTAGTTATTACTAATCTTTTGAATAGATCACTCTTATTAGCTTGCTATCTTCTCTATGTTTCCATCAAAGATGAGAATTAAGAATGAAAAGTAACAATTGTTCTGTTTCCAGAAACGAATGAGGAAAGAATTTGAGGGGGAAAAGTAAAGTGTACAAAAAAGCCTTTGCTTTTCAGCAAAGGCTTCTGTATAAAAAAAGGCACCGACCTACTCTCCCACCTGTTACGGCAATACCATCGGCTCTGGCGGGCTTGACTGCTCTGTTCGGAATGGGAAGAGGTAGACACCGCCGATATAGGCACCTAAAATGTTTTTATCAGATTATAGATAGGAGATATCAGATCAAAGATTGGAGACTTTTCTTTTGTCTCACATCTCATATCTATCGTCTCACATCTATGTCATCTAATCTATAGACAATTGAAAGAAAAAATCAAAGAGGAAGACAACAGTGTATGCGTGCTTTGAGAAAGCTTCGGGTGATTAGTATTGCTCAGCTATGGTATCTCTACCTTTACACCTGCAACCTATCAACGTAGTCATCTGCTACGGCCCTATAAGGAAGTCTCATCTCGTGGCTAGTTTCGCACTTAGATGCTTTCAGCGCTTATCTATTCCCGACGTAGCTACCCAGCCGTACACCTGGCGGCATAACTGGTTCACCAGCGGTCAGTCCATCCCGGTCCTCTCGTACTAAGGACAGATCCACTCAAACTTCCAACGCCCACAACAGATAGGGACCGAACTGTCTCGCGACGTTCTGAACCCAGCTCGCGTGCCACTTTAATGGGCGAACAGCCCAACCCTTGGGACCTTCTCCAGCCCCAGGATGTGACGAGCCGACATCGAGGTGCCAAACCTCCCCGTCGATATGAGCTCTTGGGGGAGATCAGCCTGTTATCCCCAGCGTACCTTTTATCCTTTGAGCGATGGCCCTTCCATACAGAACCACCGGATCACTATGTCCGTCTTTCGACCCTGGTCGACTTGTCGGTCTCACAGTCAAGCAAGCTTATGCCATTGCACTCCGCGTACGGTTACCAAGCGTACTGAGCTTACCTTTGAAAGCCTCCGTTACCTTTTTGGAGGCGACCACCCCAGTCAAACTACCCACCAAACAATGTCCTCCCCATCGGGGAGTTAGAA encodes the following:
- a CDS encoding DinB family protein; the encoded protein is MKTFFKELFEYNFNFNQKTLYFLAENQEQISDKLIRLLSHMVNVHGIWNSRILSTKINYKPWDTFSVKELIEIDNANFNSSISIMEKFDLAFEIQYSTFNGKPYNNTIRDILFQIINHSTYHRGQIATVFRECDMKPLLTDWIFYKMN
- the carB gene encoding carbamoyl-phosphate synthase large subunit; its protein translation is MPRNTSIKSVLIIGSGPIVIGQACEFDYSGSQAALSLKEEGIEVSIINSNPATIMTDKVIADHVYLLPLTVESIEQILKEHNVDAVLPTMGGQTALNLCIEASNIGLWEKYDVKVIGVDVAAIEKTENREEFRQLMIDIGVGVAPSKIANSFLEGKEAAQEIGFPLVIRPSYTLAGTGGGFVHSKDEFDAALSRGLSASPTHEVLVEKAVLGWKEFELELLRDTNDNVIIICTIENFDPMGIHTGDSITVAPGMTLSDKCYQSMRNQAILMMRSIGNFAGGCNVQFSVNPENEDIIAIEINPRVSRSSALASKATGYPIAKIAAKLAIGYNLDELQNQITKTTSAYFEPTLDYVIVKVPRFNFDKFKGANKELGLQMKAVGEVMAIGRTFIEALQKACQSLETNRAGLGADGRQLRNLEEIMDSLEHPSGDRLFHIKDAFELGVPLESIRKATRIDKWYLVQIQELVALETELRRYQLNNIPKDFFMTLKQKGYSDIQISWLLGNVTEDQVYDRRKELGISRVYKMVDTCAAEFPAQTPYYYSTFEEENESIASDKKKIVVLGSGPNRIGQGIEFDYSCVHGLLAAKEAGYEAIMVNCNPETVSTDFNMADKLYFEPVFWEHVREIIELEKPVGVIVQLGGQTALKMADQLEALGVKIIGTNFQNMDLAEDRGRFSDLLKSLDIPYPKYGVAESAEEAIQVANEVGYPVLVRPSYVLGGQGMSIVINDEDLEKAVVNLLKNLPGNRVLIDHFLDRAEEAESDSICDGEDVHIIGMMEHIEPAGIHSGDSYAVLPPFSLSQAVQDKMAEYSIKLAKALNVSGLLNIQFAVKGEKVYVIEANPRASRTVPFIAKAYDVPYINIATKIMLGANKLKDFKIERKLQGWAIKEPVFSFSKFPEVDKQLGPEMKSTGEAIRFIKDLNDPYFRDLVAKKSMFLSK
- a CDS encoding formylglycine-generating enzyme family protein, whose amino-acid sequence is MVRNLSILYPFCLLLTSCLSSAKPTVNPANLFISPDSSRCYMAKSIPSRFSNLESDVNIVTGSGLDQEKMIKITGGYFKMGSDNFSDAKPIHEVKLNSFLMDEHEVTNAQFEKFVQATGYVTVAERPLDPKEFPGVDSEMLKPGSAIFSPPKEVKDLHNHLQWWSYVIGASWKHPEGAMSSIKGRENHPVVHIAYQDAEAYAKWAGKRLPTEAEWEYAARSRTSNPLTYYWGNELLDNDRYLANIFQGQFPVQNTKLDGFIGTSPIKSFPANSIGLYDMEGNIWEWCADYYRPDYYANSNVDNPKGPEDSYDPEEPNAIKRVQRGGSFLCNDQYCERYKAGSRGKGEINSPTNNVGFRCVKDI
- a CDS encoding Gfo/Idh/MocA family protein, translating into MNSNRRDFLKKAGILSSVAMTLPTLNSNVLAGTKFNMSGYASPKIDKVRVAIIGLGMRGPGAVDRLSYIDGVEIVALCDKHADRVERAQGILRKKSLKDAKSYSGEDGWKEMLNNEKLDLVYICSPWDYHTPMSIGAMKAGAHVACEVPIALTLKDCWEVVKVSEETKKHCMMLENCCYDFFEMLTLNMTRQGLFGEILHGEGAYIHDLLDLNFAKNGYDNMWRLRENMKLNGNLYPTHGLGPVAQCMNINRGDKMNHLVAMSTNDFQMGAKAKELAEKDSFYQEFIGKSFRGNMNTTLIRTELGKTIMLQHDVTSPRPYSRLHTLSGTKGFAQKYPTENIAFGHSFISKDKLKELYTQYTPELVKFIGDQAKQVGGHGGMDFMMDWRLIDCLRNGLPLDQDVYDAASWSCVVPLSCDSVKRNSRTVDIPDFTQGAWKTNKPVDITLNGGGTTKIRSKEGKASAVQLDV